Proteins encoded by one window of Polyodon spathula isolate WHYD16114869_AA chromosome 16, ASM1765450v1, whole genome shotgun sequence:
- the LOC121329398 gene encoding zinc finger and BTB domain-containing protein 17-like isoform X2, which produces MEFHRHSQYILEQFNQQREMGMLCDCTFMVDGVVFKAHKAVLAACSQYFRMLFVEHKEVVDLDISSSEGLGIVLDFMYTGILNLTSETVDSVLAVASFLQMQAVTVSCRVFKSPQKTGAGSVHTGARNTSRIKSLVKKTNAPMRAEKVLTWEVHPLSTGETPESVGTGPAGRLTLRLKQEEGQSAVEPAGMEVEQEDSESEETEDVESEIKVEVEEEDEEALVYVDDVCDVDYTPGNSSFKGKSAEGDFQSTALQGTKMSSSKAMHGQHFRNKPKHEPHKLTDAERMRLYRQRIKSDPVKYEAYRQYNTMRSRKKRQTMTEEQKESCVKRKVQRARPTPTTPLCRTPLTTEQIAKLQELWHAHREEEQEKNRKRGRKQR; this is translated from the exons ATGGAGTTCCACCGACACAGCCAGTATATCCTAGAGCAGTTCAACCAGCAGCGAGAGATGGGGATGCTGTGTGACTGCACCTTCATGGTGGACGGAGTGGTTTTCAAGGCGCACAAGGCGGTGCTGGCAGCCTGTAGCCAGTACTTCAGGATGCTGTTTGTAGAGCACAAGGAAGTGGTTGACCTGGACATTAGCAGCTCAGAAG GCCTCGGCATAGTGCTGGACTTCATGTACACTGGCATATTGAACCTAACCAGTGAAACAGTGGACAGCGTGCTTGCAGTCGCTAGCTTTCTACAGATGCAAGCTGTCACAGTCAGCTGCAGGGTTTTTAAATCCCCCCAGAAAACAGGAGCAGGCAGTGTGCATACTG GTGCTCGGAACACAAGCAGGATCAAGTCTCTagtcaaaaaaacaaatgctccaATGCGAGCGGAGAAGGTCTTGACATGGGAAGTGCATCCGCTGTCCACAGGGGAGACGCCAGAGAGCGTGGGGACAGGGCCAGCTGGGAGATTAACACTGAGGCTCAAACAGGAAGAAGGACAGTCCGCAGTGGAGCCAGCAGGCATGGAGGTGGAGCAGGAGGACTCTGAGAGCGAGGAGACAGAAGACGTGGAGTCGGAGATTAAAGTTGAGGTTGAGGAGGAAGATGAAGAGGCGCTTGTATATGTGGATGATGTATGTGATGTTGATTACACTCCAG GGAATTCCAGCTTTAAAGGGAAGTCAGCTGAAGGAGATTTTCAGTCTACGGCTCTGCAAGGAACAAAAATGTCCAGTTCCAAAGCGATGCATGGTCAGCATTTCAGAAATAAACCCAAACACGAGCCACACAAACTCACAGACGCTGAAAGGATGAGACTGTACAGACAGCGCATCAAAAGTGACCCTGTAAAGTATGAGGCTTATCGCCAGTATAACACAATGCGATCCAGAAAAAAACGACAGACAATGACCGAGGAGCAGAAGGAGAGTTGCGTGAAGAGAAAAGTTCAGAGGGCCAGACCTACACCCACCACACCGTTGTGCAGAACTCCTTTAACTACTGAACAGATTGCAAAGTTGCAAGAGCTGTGGCACGCCCAcagagaagaggagcaggagaaAAACAGGAAACGGGGAAGAAAGCAGAGATAG